Proteins encoded by one window of Hippoglossus hippoglossus isolate fHipHip1 chromosome 15, fHipHip1.pri, whole genome shotgun sequence:
- the LOC117775794 gene encoding nuclear factor NF-kappa-B p100 subunit-like isoform X3 translates to MSEAQYINVYDNDLQLNLMPYDYIPPVDIKTEPYIPETAHGPYIQIIEEPKQRGFRFRYECEGPSHGGLPGASSEKNRRTYPTVKINNYVGHARVEVQLVTHTDPPRVHAHSLVGRHCTEKGTCTLDVGPNDLTASFSNLGILHVTKKGVVEILCKRLRDERRRHKGHTLTDVEESVCLKDAKDLGKVMDLNIVRLKFTAYLQDSNGGFTRALKPVVSNPIYDSKSPNASNLKISRMDKTCGSVLGGDEIFLLCDKVQKDDIEIRFYEEDDEGGWEAFGDFSPTDVHKQYAIVFKTPPYHSAEIERPVTVFLQLKRKKAGDSSDPKQFTYIPHVQDKEEVLRKKQKPLPHYESWRGGGRGGGGGAGGFGGGGGGGGGGFQFNQQMNGGGGGGGGAFFTGGFTGFTGGGGAQMSGSTPQTDVAQHQSDGQTTGSPLQQQLCQIAAALHSRASQSARQTAAALLQYCSTGDARVLLAIQRHLCGVQDGNGDTPLHLAVIHQQTGVIQQLIHTLLSSQQQNVLNVSNHLRQTPLHLAVITRQVKVVEVLLRAGADLSLVDKDGRSPLHLAALAGDSATLRPLLAHMGEHHTHLVNTADFHGLHPLHLAVRRDGERCLRQLVEGGAKINAPEQKSGNSALHLAVRENLFKVACTLITELKADVNACTFGGNTPLHLAAGLGSPTLCSMLIAAGADKNMENDEPLFFNYSSEEEDKDEDAPITEQEAVASQPINPRKRPAGHTPLDLAKCQRVRNLLTSRQSPTSGRHGSKRIKSSSSEERDCSGLDEDTLSRLVEVLSVGDVPWRKLAEKLGMMTLTHLYQDSVTPCHHLLQHYKVTMFVHQG, encoded by the exons ATGAGTGAAGCTCAGTACATCAACGTCTACGATAACGAC ctgcagttgaACCTGATGCCGTACGACTACATCCCTCCAGTGGACATAAAGACCGAGCCCTACATCCCGGAGACAG CTCATGGTCCCTACATTCAGATCATCGAGGAGCCAAAACAG AGGGGTTTTCGTTTCCGCTATGAGTGCGAGGGTCCGTCCCATGGCGGGTTACCGGGGGCCTCCAGTGAGAAGAACAGGAGAACGTACCCGACTGTGAAG ATCAATAACTACGTGGGTCACGCTCGGGTCGAGGTTCAGCTGGTGACGCACACAGACCCCCCTCGAGTCCACGCCCACAGTCTGGTGGGCCGCCACTGCACCGAGAAGGGAACCTGTACGCTGGACGTGGGCCCCAACGACCTCACCGCCTC gtTCAGTAACCTCGGAATTCTTCACGTGACCAAGAAAGGTGTCGTTGAGATTCTGTGCAAGAGGctgagagacgagaggaggagacacaaaggacacacactgacag acgtggaggagagtgtgtgtctgaaggaTGCAAAGGATCTTGGGAAGGTGATGGACCTGAACATCGTGAGGTTAAAGTTCACCGCCTACCTGCAGGACAGTAACGGAGGATTCACCAGAGCGCTCAAACCCGTCGTCTCCAACCCCATCTACGACAGCA agtcGCCAAACGCCTCCAACCTGAAAATCTCTCGTATGGATAAGACGTGCGGCTCGGTGCTCGGAGGAGACGAGATCTTCCTGCTCTGTGACAAAGTCCAGAAAG ACGACATCGAGATCCGCTTCTATGAGGAGGACGACGAGGGAGGATGGGAGGCGTTCGGGGATTTCTCACCCACTGATGTCCacaaacag tacGCCATCGTGTTCAAGACTCCGCCCTATCACAGCGCAGAGATCGAGCGTCCCGTCACCGTCTTCCTGcagctgaagaggaagaaggccGGCGACAGCAGTGACCCCAAACAGTTCACCTACATCCCACATGTCCAAG ATAAAGAAGAGGTATTGAGGAAGAAGCAGAAACCGCTGCCTCACTATGAAtcctggagaggaggagggcgaggaggtggaggaggagctgggggtttcggaggaggaggaggaggaggaggaggag GATTTCAGTTCAACCAGCAGAtgaacggaggaggaggaggaggaggaggagctttcTTCACCGGAGGTTTCACTGGCTTCactggagggggaggggctcagatgtcaggctccacccctcagACAGATGTTGCCCAGCACCAGAGTGACGGACAGACGACAGGTTCgcctctccagcagcagctctgtcagaTTG CTGCGGCGCTCCACAGCCGAGCGTCTCAGAGCGCCAGACAGACCGCCGCCGCCCTGCTGCAGTACTGCAGCACCGGGGACGCCCGCGTCCTCCTGGCTATCCAGAGACACCTCTGTGGTGTCCAGGACGGCAACGGAGACAC tcctTTGCACCTGGCCGTCATCCACCAGCAGACAGGTGTGATTCAGCAGCTCATTCACACTCTGCTCAGCAGCCAACAGCAAAACGTCCTCAACGTGTCCAATCACCTCCGACAG ACGCCGCTCCACCTGGCCGTCATCACGCGGCAGGTGAAGGTGGTGGAGGTGTTGTTGCGGGCCGGGGCGGACCTCAGCCTGGTGGACAAAGACGGCCGCAGCCCGCTCCACCTGGCCGCGCTGGCCGGAGACAGCGCAACActccgccccctgctggctCACATGGGGGAACACCACACCCACCTGGTCAACACCGCCGACTTCCATG GTCTCCACCCCCTTCACCTGGCAGTGAGGAGGGACGGCGAACGCTGCCTCCGCCAGCTGGTGGAGGGAGGAGCCAAGATCAACGCACCCGAGCAGAAGAGTGGAAACAGCGCCCTCCACCTGGCCGTCAGAGAAAACCTGTTCAAGGTGGCGTGCACGCTCATCACGGAG ctgAAGGCCGACGTTAACGCCTGCACGTTTGGAGGAAACACGCCGCTCCACCTGGCGGCCGGTCTGGGCTCGCCAACGCTCTGCTCCATGCTCATCGCAGCAG GAGCTGATAAGAACATGGAGAACGACGAGCCGCTCTTTTTCAACTACtcgtcagaagaagaagacaaagacgaAGATGCACCAATCACAGAACAGGAGGCCGTCGCCTCTCAGCCAATCAACCCTCGCAAGAGACCAGCAGGACACACCCCCCTAGACCTCGCTAAATGTCAAAGG GTGAGGAACCTGTTAACGTCCAGACAGAGTCCAACGTCCGGTCGTCATGGCAGCAAGAGGATCAAATCAAGCAGCAGTGAAG AGCGGGACTGTTCGGGGCTGGACGAGGACACGCTGTCCCGGCTGGTGGAGGTGCTGAGTGTTGGAGACGTTCCCTGGAGGAAACTGGCGGAGAAGCTGGGGATGATGACGCTGACGCACCTGTACCAGGACAGTGTGACACCGTGCCACCACCTGCTGCAGCACTACAAGGTAACGATGTTTGTTCATCAAGGTTGA
- the LOC117775794 gene encoding nuclear factor NF-kappa-B p100 subunit-like isoform X2: protein MSEAQYINVYDNDLQLNLMPYDYIPPVDIKTEPYIPETAHGPYIQIIEEPKQRGFRFRYECEGPSHGGLPGASSEKNRRTYPTVKINNYVGHARVEVQLVTHTDPPRVHAHSLVGRHCTEKGTCTLDVGPNDLTASFSNLGILHVTKKGVVEILCKRLRDERRRHKGHTLTDVEESVCLKDAKDLGKVMDLNIVRLKFTAYLQDSNGGFTRALKPVVSNPIYDSKSPNASNLKISRMDKTCGSVLGGDEIFLLCDKVQKDDIEIRFYEEDDEGGWEAFGDFSPTDVHKQYAIVFKTPPYHSAEIERPVTVFLQLKRKKAGDSSDPKQFTYIPHVQDKEEVLRKKQKPLPHYESWRGGGRGGGGGAGGFGGGGGGGGGGGGGGGGAFFTGGFTGFTGGGGAQMSGSTPQTDVAQHQSDGQTTGSPLQQQLCQIAAALHSRASQSARQTAAALLQYCSTGDARVLLAIQRHLCGVQDGNGDTPLHLAVIHQQTGVIQQLIHTLLSSQQQNVLNVSNHLRQTPLHLAVITRQVKVVEVLLRAGADLSLVDKDGRSPLHLAALAGDSATLRPLLAHMGEHHTHLVNTADFHGLHPLHLAVRRDGERCLRQLVEGGAKINAPEQKSGNSALHLAVRENLFKVACTLITELKADVNACTFGGNTPLHLAAGLGSPTLCSMLIAAGADKNMENDEPLFFNYSSEEEDKDEDAPITEQEAVASQPINPRKRPAGHTPLDLAKCQRVRNLLTSRQSPTSGRHGSKRIKSSSSEERDCSGLDEDTLSRLVEVLSVGDVPWRKLAEKLGMMTLTHLYQDSVTPCHHLLQHYKLGGGPLDGLVDALQSLGLSDGVQLLRSSELRDDKHNTDATVDSGFGSQPMEEEEPPVANE, encoded by the exons ATGAGTGAAGCTCAGTACATCAACGTCTACGATAACGAC ctgcagttgaACCTGATGCCGTACGACTACATCCCTCCAGTGGACATAAAGACCGAGCCCTACATCCCGGAGACAG CTCATGGTCCCTACATTCAGATCATCGAGGAGCCAAAACAG AGGGGTTTTCGTTTCCGCTATGAGTGCGAGGGTCCGTCCCATGGCGGGTTACCGGGGGCCTCCAGTGAGAAGAACAGGAGAACGTACCCGACTGTGAAG ATCAATAACTACGTGGGTCACGCTCGGGTCGAGGTTCAGCTGGTGACGCACACAGACCCCCCTCGAGTCCACGCCCACAGTCTGGTGGGCCGCCACTGCACCGAGAAGGGAACCTGTACGCTGGACGTGGGCCCCAACGACCTCACCGCCTC gtTCAGTAACCTCGGAATTCTTCACGTGACCAAGAAAGGTGTCGTTGAGATTCTGTGCAAGAGGctgagagacgagaggaggagacacaaaggacacacactgacag acgtggaggagagtgtgtgtctgaaggaTGCAAAGGATCTTGGGAAGGTGATGGACCTGAACATCGTGAGGTTAAAGTTCACCGCCTACCTGCAGGACAGTAACGGAGGATTCACCAGAGCGCTCAAACCCGTCGTCTCCAACCCCATCTACGACAGCA agtcGCCAAACGCCTCCAACCTGAAAATCTCTCGTATGGATAAGACGTGCGGCTCGGTGCTCGGAGGAGACGAGATCTTCCTGCTCTGTGACAAAGTCCAGAAAG ACGACATCGAGATCCGCTTCTATGAGGAGGACGACGAGGGAGGATGGGAGGCGTTCGGGGATTTCTCACCCACTGATGTCCacaaacag tacGCCATCGTGTTCAAGACTCCGCCCTATCACAGCGCAGAGATCGAGCGTCCCGTCACCGTCTTCCTGcagctgaagaggaagaaggccGGCGACAGCAGTGACCCCAAACAGTTCACCTACATCCCACATGTCCAAG ATAAAGAAGAGGTATTGAGGAAGAAGCAGAAACCGCTGCCTCACTATGAAtcctggagaggaggagggcgaggaggtggaggaggagctgggggtttcggaggaggaggaggaggaggaggaggag gaggaggaggaggaggaggagctttcTTCACCGGAGGTTTCACTGGCTTCactggagggggaggggctcagatgtcaggctccacccctcagACAGATGTTGCCCAGCACCAGAGTGACGGACAGACGACAGGTTCgcctctccagcagcagctctgtcagaTTG CTGCGGCGCTCCACAGCCGAGCGTCTCAGAGCGCCAGACAGACCGCCGCCGCCCTGCTGCAGTACTGCAGCACCGGGGACGCCCGCGTCCTCCTGGCTATCCAGAGACACCTCTGTGGTGTCCAGGACGGCAACGGAGACAC tcctTTGCACCTGGCCGTCATCCACCAGCAGACAGGTGTGATTCAGCAGCTCATTCACACTCTGCTCAGCAGCCAACAGCAAAACGTCCTCAACGTGTCCAATCACCTCCGACAG ACGCCGCTCCACCTGGCCGTCATCACGCGGCAGGTGAAGGTGGTGGAGGTGTTGTTGCGGGCCGGGGCGGACCTCAGCCTGGTGGACAAAGACGGCCGCAGCCCGCTCCACCTGGCCGCGCTGGCCGGAGACAGCGCAACActccgccccctgctggctCACATGGGGGAACACCACACCCACCTGGTCAACACCGCCGACTTCCATG GTCTCCACCCCCTTCACCTGGCAGTGAGGAGGGACGGCGAACGCTGCCTCCGCCAGCTGGTGGAGGGAGGAGCCAAGATCAACGCACCCGAGCAGAAGAGTGGAAACAGCGCCCTCCACCTGGCCGTCAGAGAAAACCTGTTCAAGGTGGCGTGCACGCTCATCACGGAG ctgAAGGCCGACGTTAACGCCTGCACGTTTGGAGGAAACACGCCGCTCCACCTGGCGGCCGGTCTGGGCTCGCCAACGCTCTGCTCCATGCTCATCGCAGCAG GAGCTGATAAGAACATGGAGAACGACGAGCCGCTCTTTTTCAACTACtcgtcagaagaagaagacaaagacgaAGATGCACCAATCACAGAACAGGAGGCCGTCGCCTCTCAGCCAATCAACCCTCGCAAGAGACCAGCAGGACACACCCCCCTAGACCTCGCTAAATGTCAAAGG GTGAGGAACCTGTTAACGTCCAGACAGAGTCCAACGTCCGGTCGTCATGGCAGCAAGAGGATCAAATCAAGCAGCAGTGAAG AGCGGGACTGTTCGGGGCTGGACGAGGACACGCTGTCCCGGCTGGTGGAGGTGCTGAGTGTTGGAGACGTTCCCTGGAGGAAACTGGCGGAGAAGCTGGGGATGATGACGCTGACGCACCTGTACCAGGACAGTGTGACACCGTGCCACCACCTGCTGCAGCACTACAAG
- the LOC117775794 gene encoding nuclear factor NF-kappa-B p100 subunit-like isoform X1 — translation MSEAQYINVYDNDLQLNLMPYDYIPPVDIKTEPYIPETAHGPYIQIIEEPKQRGFRFRYECEGPSHGGLPGASSEKNRRTYPTVKINNYVGHARVEVQLVTHTDPPRVHAHSLVGRHCTEKGTCTLDVGPNDLTASFSNLGILHVTKKGVVEILCKRLRDERRRHKGHTLTDVEESVCLKDAKDLGKVMDLNIVRLKFTAYLQDSNGGFTRALKPVVSNPIYDSKSPNASNLKISRMDKTCGSVLGGDEIFLLCDKVQKDDIEIRFYEEDDEGGWEAFGDFSPTDVHKQYAIVFKTPPYHSAEIERPVTVFLQLKRKKAGDSSDPKQFTYIPHVQDKEEVLRKKQKPLPHYESWRGGGRGGGGGAGGFGGGGGGGGGGFQFNQQMNGGGGGGGGAFFTGGFTGFTGGGGAQMSGSTPQTDVAQHQSDGQTTGSPLQQQLCQIAAALHSRASQSARQTAAALLQYCSTGDARVLLAIQRHLCGVQDGNGDTPLHLAVIHQQTGVIQQLIHTLLSSQQQNVLNVSNHLRQTPLHLAVITRQVKVVEVLLRAGADLSLVDKDGRSPLHLAALAGDSATLRPLLAHMGEHHTHLVNTADFHGLHPLHLAVRRDGERCLRQLVEGGAKINAPEQKSGNSALHLAVRENLFKVACTLITELKADVNACTFGGNTPLHLAAGLGSPTLCSMLIAAGADKNMENDEPLFFNYSSEEEDKDEDAPITEQEAVASQPINPRKRPAGHTPLDLAKCQRVRNLLTSRQSPTSGRHGSKRIKSSSSEERDCSGLDEDTLSRLVEVLSVGDVPWRKLAEKLGMMTLTHLYQDSVTPCHHLLQHYKLGGGPLDGLVDALQSLGLSDGVQLLRSSELRDDKHNTDATVDSGFGSQPMEEEEPPVANE, via the exons ATGAGTGAAGCTCAGTACATCAACGTCTACGATAACGAC ctgcagttgaACCTGATGCCGTACGACTACATCCCTCCAGTGGACATAAAGACCGAGCCCTACATCCCGGAGACAG CTCATGGTCCCTACATTCAGATCATCGAGGAGCCAAAACAG AGGGGTTTTCGTTTCCGCTATGAGTGCGAGGGTCCGTCCCATGGCGGGTTACCGGGGGCCTCCAGTGAGAAGAACAGGAGAACGTACCCGACTGTGAAG ATCAATAACTACGTGGGTCACGCTCGGGTCGAGGTTCAGCTGGTGACGCACACAGACCCCCCTCGAGTCCACGCCCACAGTCTGGTGGGCCGCCACTGCACCGAGAAGGGAACCTGTACGCTGGACGTGGGCCCCAACGACCTCACCGCCTC gtTCAGTAACCTCGGAATTCTTCACGTGACCAAGAAAGGTGTCGTTGAGATTCTGTGCAAGAGGctgagagacgagaggaggagacacaaaggacacacactgacag acgtggaggagagtgtgtgtctgaaggaTGCAAAGGATCTTGGGAAGGTGATGGACCTGAACATCGTGAGGTTAAAGTTCACCGCCTACCTGCAGGACAGTAACGGAGGATTCACCAGAGCGCTCAAACCCGTCGTCTCCAACCCCATCTACGACAGCA agtcGCCAAACGCCTCCAACCTGAAAATCTCTCGTATGGATAAGACGTGCGGCTCGGTGCTCGGAGGAGACGAGATCTTCCTGCTCTGTGACAAAGTCCAGAAAG ACGACATCGAGATCCGCTTCTATGAGGAGGACGACGAGGGAGGATGGGAGGCGTTCGGGGATTTCTCACCCACTGATGTCCacaaacag tacGCCATCGTGTTCAAGACTCCGCCCTATCACAGCGCAGAGATCGAGCGTCCCGTCACCGTCTTCCTGcagctgaagaggaagaaggccGGCGACAGCAGTGACCCCAAACAGTTCACCTACATCCCACATGTCCAAG ATAAAGAAGAGGTATTGAGGAAGAAGCAGAAACCGCTGCCTCACTATGAAtcctggagaggaggagggcgaggaggtggaggaggagctgggggtttcggaggaggaggaggaggaggaggaggag GATTTCAGTTCAACCAGCAGAtgaacggaggaggaggaggaggaggaggagctttcTTCACCGGAGGTTTCACTGGCTTCactggagggggaggggctcagatgtcaggctccacccctcagACAGATGTTGCCCAGCACCAGAGTGACGGACAGACGACAGGTTCgcctctccagcagcagctctgtcagaTTG CTGCGGCGCTCCACAGCCGAGCGTCTCAGAGCGCCAGACAGACCGCCGCCGCCCTGCTGCAGTACTGCAGCACCGGGGACGCCCGCGTCCTCCTGGCTATCCAGAGACACCTCTGTGGTGTCCAGGACGGCAACGGAGACAC tcctTTGCACCTGGCCGTCATCCACCAGCAGACAGGTGTGATTCAGCAGCTCATTCACACTCTGCTCAGCAGCCAACAGCAAAACGTCCTCAACGTGTCCAATCACCTCCGACAG ACGCCGCTCCACCTGGCCGTCATCACGCGGCAGGTGAAGGTGGTGGAGGTGTTGTTGCGGGCCGGGGCGGACCTCAGCCTGGTGGACAAAGACGGCCGCAGCCCGCTCCACCTGGCCGCGCTGGCCGGAGACAGCGCAACActccgccccctgctggctCACATGGGGGAACACCACACCCACCTGGTCAACACCGCCGACTTCCATG GTCTCCACCCCCTTCACCTGGCAGTGAGGAGGGACGGCGAACGCTGCCTCCGCCAGCTGGTGGAGGGAGGAGCCAAGATCAACGCACCCGAGCAGAAGAGTGGAAACAGCGCCCTCCACCTGGCCGTCAGAGAAAACCTGTTCAAGGTGGCGTGCACGCTCATCACGGAG ctgAAGGCCGACGTTAACGCCTGCACGTTTGGAGGAAACACGCCGCTCCACCTGGCGGCCGGTCTGGGCTCGCCAACGCTCTGCTCCATGCTCATCGCAGCAG GAGCTGATAAGAACATGGAGAACGACGAGCCGCTCTTTTTCAACTACtcgtcagaagaagaagacaaagacgaAGATGCACCAATCACAGAACAGGAGGCCGTCGCCTCTCAGCCAATCAACCCTCGCAAGAGACCAGCAGGACACACCCCCCTAGACCTCGCTAAATGTCAAAGG GTGAGGAACCTGTTAACGTCCAGACAGAGTCCAACGTCCGGTCGTCATGGCAGCAAGAGGATCAAATCAAGCAGCAGTGAAG AGCGGGACTGTTCGGGGCTGGACGAGGACACGCTGTCCCGGCTGGTGGAGGTGCTGAGTGTTGGAGACGTTCCCTGGAGGAAACTGGCGGAGAAGCTGGGGATGATGACGCTGACGCACCTGTACCAGGACAGTGTGACACCGTGCCACCACCTGCTGCAGCACTACAAG